One Polynucleobacter sp. MG-5-Ahmo-C2 genomic window carries:
- a CDS encoding BON domain-containing protein, which yields MQISSLVKLVVAAMAVSQLASCAVVAVGGVAATAAVMADRRSPGVQAIDKGIEWEASNALSKRFGDNAHINIASFNQKVLLTGEAKDADIKGEAGSYVKAMKNVRSVFNELVIGPNSSYTSRANDSYLESKIKTQMIFTEKLPSNSMVIVAEGSSVYLLGILTQGEAELAKKIASNTNGVKDVYVYFDIISEAEKTRLEKQGKAEQSQPDSPPKYQ from the coding sequence ATGCAAATTTCTTCTCTTGTTAAGCTAGTTGTCGCGGCGATGGCGGTGTCTCAACTCGCATCTTGTGCGGTTGTCGCTGTTGGCGGCGTTGCTGCAACTGCAGCTGTCATGGCTGATCGACGCAGCCCTGGCGTGCAGGCCATAGACAAAGGAATTGAGTGGGAAGCTAGTAACGCTTTAAGCAAGAGATTTGGCGACAACGCTCACATCAACATCGCTTCATTTAATCAAAAAGTATTATTGACTGGCGAAGCAAAAGACGCTGACATTAAGGGCGAAGCTGGCTCGTATGTGAAAGCAATGAAGAATGTGCGATCCGTATTTAACGAATTAGTGATCGGCCCGAATAGCAGTTACACATCTCGCGCAAACGATTCATATCTGGAATCTAAGATCAAAACACAAATGATCTTTACAGAAAAATTACCATCGAATTCGATGGTAATCGTTGCCGAAGGTAGCAGTGTTTATTTGCTTGGCATACTCACGCAAGGCGAGGCTGAATTGGCGAAGAAAATTGCCAGCAATACAAATGGCGTGAAAGATGTTTACGTTTATTTCGACATCATTTCTGAGGCTGAGAAAACCCGCCTAGAGAAGCAAGGCAAGGCAGAGCAATCACAACCAGATAGCCCGCCAAAGTATCAGTAA
- a CDS encoding c-type cytochrome: MFSLLALQLQNAQANSEDEKAFAIAKQNACLGCHAINKKIVGPSFESVAQKYKADSNAQAFLKNKIAKGGAGSWGVVPMPANPKLSDADLSRLSSWVLRGAPNKNSN, translated from the coding sequence TTGTTCTCATTGCTTGCTTTGCAGCTTCAAAATGCACAAGCGAATAGTGAAGATGAAAAAGCGTTTGCCATTGCAAAACAAAATGCATGTTTAGGTTGTCATGCGATTAATAAAAAAATTGTTGGCCCGAGTTTTGAATCAGTCGCTCAAAAATATAAGGCCGATTCAAACGCGCAAGCATTCTTGAAAAATAAAATTGCTAAAGGCGGAGCCGGCTCATGGGGCGTGGTGCCTATGCCGGCCAACCCTAAATTAAGTGATGCAGATTTATCACGCTTATCGAGTTGGGTATTGCGCGGCGCACCAAATAAAAATTCAAACTGA
- the rplK gene encoding 50S ribosomal protein L11 encodes MAKKIIGFIKLQIPAGKANPSPPVGPALGQRGLNIMEFCKAFNAQTQSMEPGLPIPVVITAFADKSFTFIMKTPPATIMIKKAAKIEKGSPRPHTDKVGKITRAQAEEIAKAKMPDLTAADMDAAVRTIAGSARSMGITVEGL; translated from the coding sequence ATGGCAAAGAAGATTATTGGCTTTATCAAACTGCAGATCCCTGCAGGTAAAGCAAATCCATCACCACCCGTAGGTCCAGCATTGGGTCAACGTGGCCTCAATATTATGGAATTCTGTAAGGCGTTTAATGCTCAAACTCAGAGCATGGAACCTGGCCTGCCAATTCCAGTCGTGATTACAGCGTTCGCTGATAAGAGCTTCACATTCATCATGAAGACTCCCCCAGCAACCATCATGATTAAGAAGGCTGCGAAGATCGAAAAAGGATCCCCACGTCCTCATACCGATAAGGTGGGAAAAATTACTCGTGCTCAAGCGGAAGAAATCGCTAAAGCAAAAATGCCAGACTTGACAGCAGCCGATATGGACGCAGCTGTAAGAACAATCGCTGGCAGCGCCCGTTCCATGGGCATCACTGTGGAAGGCCTCTAA
- the rplA gene encoding 50S ribosomal protein L1, producing MTKLSKRVKVIQSKVDRNKFYSLDDALNLVKECATAKFDESIDVAVQLGIDAKKSDQVVRGAVVLPAGTGKHVRVAVFAQGEKAEQAKAAGAEIVGMEELAEQIKGGKIDFDILIASPDTMKIVGTLGQVLGPRGLMPNPKVGTVTPDVATAVKNAKAGQVQFRVDKAGIVHASIGRRSFEPTALKSNLLALLEALNKAKPPASKGIYLKKVAVSSTMGAGVRVDQASLQAAQ from the coding sequence ATGACTAAGTTATCTAAACGCGTAAAAGTAATTCAATCTAAAGTCGATCGCAATAAGTTTTATTCATTAGACGATGCATTGAACCTCGTTAAAGAGTGTGCAACTGCTAAGTTTGATGAGTCTATCGACGTTGCTGTTCAGTTGGGCATTGATGCCAAGAAATCTGACCAAGTTGTACGTGGCGCAGTAGTGCTTCCAGCTGGTACGGGTAAGCACGTTCGCGTGGCTGTTTTTGCACAAGGCGAGAAGGCTGAACAAGCTAAAGCCGCTGGCGCGGAAATCGTTGGCATGGAAGAGCTTGCTGAGCAAATTAAAGGCGGCAAAATTGATTTCGATATTTTGATTGCATCTCCAGACACAATGAAAATTGTTGGCACTTTAGGTCAAGTATTGGGCCCACGTGGTTTGATGCCAAACCCAAAAGTGGGAACAGTTACTCCTGATGTTGCTACTGCAGTGAAGAACGCGAAAGCAGGTCAAGTGCAGTTCCGTGTGGACAAAGCCGGCATCGTGCATGCAAGCATTGGCCGTCGTTCATTTGAGCCAACTGCATTGAAATCTAACTTGCTCGCATTGCTTGAGGCTTTGAATAAAGCAAAGCCACCTGCATCTAAGGGTATTTATTTAAAGAAGGTTGCCGTAAGCAGCACCATGGGTGCAGGCGTACGTGTAGACCAAGCATCGTTACAAGCAGCTCAATAG
- the rplL gene encoding 50S ribosomal protein L7/L12 codes for MAITKEEIIEAVGSMSVMDLNDLVKAFEEKFGVSAAAMAVAGPAGAGGGGAAAEEQTEFTVNLLEAGANKVSVIKAVREITGLGLKEAKDLVDGAPKPIKEAVDKKTAEEAKKKLEEAGAKAELK; via the coding sequence ATGGCGATTACTAAAGAAGAAATCATTGAAGCAGTAGGTAGCATGTCCGTTATGGATTTGAACGATTTGGTTAAAGCGTTCGAAGAGAAGTTTGGCGTTTCAGCTGCAGCGATGGCTGTTGCTGGTCCTGCTGGTGCAGGCGGTGGCGGTGCTGCTGCTGAAGAGCAAACAGAATTCACTGTGAACTTGCTCGAAGCTGGCGCAAACAAGGTTTCAGTAATTAAGGCTGTTCGCGAAATTACTGGCCTTGGCTTGAAAGAAGCTAAAGACTTAGTTGATGGCGCACCAAAGCCAATCAAAGAAGCTGTTGATAAGAAGACAGCTGAAGAAGCTAAGAAGAAGCTTGAAGAAGCTGGCGCCAAAGCAGAACTCAAGTAA
- the nusG gene encoding transcription termination/antitermination protein NusG, which yields MIDSEVAVNPQATGNMRWYVIHAYSGMEKSVKKGLEERIARSGMPEKFGRILVPSEEVVEIKSGTKSVTERRFFPGYVLIEMEMTDESWHLVKNTPKVTGFVGGVRNRPSPISTAEVAKIMDQMQAGVDKPKPKTLFEVGEIVRVKEGPFVDFNGNIEEVNYEKSRLRVSVTIFGRGTPVELEFGQVEKM from the coding sequence ATGATTGATTCTGAAGTAGCCGTAAATCCACAAGCTACTGGCAATATGCGCTGGTACGTTATTCATGCCTATTCCGGGATGGAAAAGAGCGTCAAAAAAGGCCTTGAAGAGCGTATTGCACGTTCTGGTATGCCTGAGAAATTTGGCCGCATTTTGGTTCCCTCCGAAGAGGTTGTAGAGATCAAATCTGGCACAAAATCAGTAACAGAGCGTCGTTTCTTCCCAGGATATGTCCTGATTGAGATGGAAATGACAGATGAAAGCTGGCATTTGGTGAAAAATACGCCAAAAGTGACTGGTTTCGTAGGTGGTGTTCGTAACCGCCCAAGCCCGATTTCTACTGCGGAAGTAGCAAAAATCATGGATCAAATGCAGGCTGGGGTGGATAAACCGAAGCCTAAGACCCTATTTGAGGTGGGTGAGATTGTGCGCGTTAAAGAAGGCCCATTTGTTGATTTCAACGGAAACATCGAAGAAGTTAACTATGAGAAGTCAAGACTGCGTGTTTCTGTTACAATATTTGGCCGCGGTACCCCAGTTGAGCTGGAGTTCGGTCAGGTAGAAAAGATGTAA
- the tuf gene encoding elongation factor Tu: MAKEKFERTKPHVNVGTIGHVDHGKTTLTAAIATVLSKAFGGEAKAYDQIDAAPEEKARGITINTAHVEYETANRHYAHVDCPGHADYVKNMITGAAQMDGAILVCSAADGPMPQTREHILLARQVGVPYIVVFLNKCDMVDDAELLELVEMEVRELLSKYDFPGDDTPIVQGSAKLALEGDEGPLGKEAIMKLAEALDTYIPTPERAIDGAFLMPVEDVFSISGRGTVVTGRIERGIVKVGEEIEIIGIKPTLKTTCTGVEMFRKLLDQGQAGDNVGILLRGTKREEVERGQVLAKPGSITPHTHFTAEVYILGKDEGGRHTPFFNNYRPQFYFRTTDVTGSIELPKDKEMVMPGDNVTITVKLIAPIAMEEGLRFAIREGGRTVGAGVVAKILA; the protein is encoded by the coding sequence ATGGCAAAAGAAAAGTTCGAGCGGACAAAACCGCACGTAAACGTAGGCACCATCGGTCACGTTGACCATGGTAAAACTACATTGACAGCAGCAATTGCAACCGTGCTCTCAAAAGCATTTGGTGGCGAAGCGAAAGCATACGATCAGATCGATGCTGCTCCTGAAGAAAAAGCCCGTGGTATTACGATTAATACTGCGCACGTTGAGTATGAGACTGCAAACCGTCACTACGCTCACGTGGATTGCCCAGGACATGCTGACTACGTTAAGAACATGATTACTGGCGCTGCTCAGATGGACGGCGCTATTTTGGTTTGCTCTGCAGCTGATGGCCCAATGCCACAAACGCGTGAGCACATCCTCTTGGCACGCCAAGTTGGTGTTCCTTACATCGTGGTGTTTCTGAACAAGTGCGACATGGTTGATGATGCTGAATTGTTAGAACTCGTTGAAATGGAAGTTCGTGAACTTCTCTCTAAATATGACTTCCCAGGCGATGACACACCAATCGTGCAAGGTTCTGCTAAGTTGGCTTTAGAAGGCGACGAAGGCCCATTGGGTAAAGAAGCCATTATGAAATTGGCTGAAGCTTTAGATACCTACATCCCAACTCCAGAGCGTGCTATTGACGGTGCGTTCTTGATGCCAGTAGAAGATGTGTTCTCGATCTCTGGTCGCGGTACTGTTGTAACAGGCCGTATTGAGCGCGGTATCGTTAAGGTTGGTGAAGAGATCGAAATTATCGGTATCAAGCCAACACTCAAAACCACTTGTACTGGTGTTGAAATGTTCCGCAAATTGCTCGATCAAGGTCAAGCAGGCGACAACGTTGGTATTTTGTTGCGCGGTACAAAACGTGAAGAAGTTGAGCGCGGCCAAGTATTGGCCAAGCCTGGTTCAATCACCCCACATACTCACTTTACTGCCGAGGTTTACATCTTGGGTAAAGATGAAGGTGGTCGTCATACACCATTCTTTAACAACTATCGTCCCCAGTTCTACTTCCGCACAACGGACGTAACAGGTTCAATCGAGTTGCCAAAAGACAAAGAAATGGTCATGCCTGGTGATAACGTAACCATTACCGTAAAACTCATCGCCCCTATCGCGATGGAAGAAGGTTTACGTTTTGCGATCCGTGAAGGTGGCCGTACAGTTGGCGCCGGTGTGGTTGCAAAGATTTTGGCTTAA
- the secE gene encoding preprotein translocase subunit SecE — protein MSQQTVSHSEEKSSWVSVLAALIVVAALVLYYTLIDQSLWMRLGVLFGGIAAAVLIVAISPDGRRFIAYAKDSWYEVKKVVWPTRKETTQMTLVVFGFVLIMSLFLWVADKLIEWLVFSAFLGWK, from the coding sequence ATGTCTCAACAAACTGTAAGTCACTCTGAAGAAAAGAGCAGCTGGGTCTCCGTACTCGCTGCTTTAATCGTCGTTGCTGCGCTAGTGCTTTATTACACGCTCATCGACCAATCTTTATGGATGCGCTTGGGTGTTCTGTTTGGTGGCATCGCTGCTGCGGTTTTGATTGTGGCGATTTCACCGGATGGGCGTCGTTTTATTGCCTATGCAAAAGATTCTTGGTATGAAGTAAAAAAGGTTGTTTGGCCAACTCGTAAAGAGACTACCCAAATGACTCTAGTCGTATTTGGCTTTGTTCTGATCATGTCCCTGTTTTTATGGGTAGCAGACAAATTGATTGAATGGCTAGTTTTTTCAGCTTTTTTAGGCTGGAAGTGA
- the rpoB gene encoding DNA-directed RNA polymerase subunit beta yields the protein MNYSFTERKRVRKSFAKRVNNHQVPYLIATQLESYAKFLQAEKPAMSRLTEGLQAAFTSAFPIVSNNGYARMEYVSYQLSQPPFDVKECQQRGYTYHSALRAKVRLIIYDREAPTKVKEVKESEVYMGEIPLMTENGSFVINGTERVIVSQLHRSPGVFFEHDKGKTHSSGKLLFSARIIPYRGSWLDFEFDPKDILYFRVDRRRKMPVTILLKAIGLNNEQILANFFNFDHFSLTANGGSMEFVPERLRGQLANFDVLDKNGVVVIQKDKRINAKHIRELEAAKTKTIAVPDDYLIGRVVARNIVDPDSGEILAYANDEITEELLATLRDAGIKQLETIYTNDLDSGAYISQTLRTDETADQMAARIAIYRMMRPGEPPTEDAVEALFQRLFYSEDTYDLSRVGRMKVNSRLNRPEMEGAMVLSNEDILDTIKSLVDLRNGKGEVDDIDHLGNRRVRCVGELAENQFRAGLSRVERAVKERLGQAETENLMPHDLINSKPISSAIREFFGSSQLSQFMDQTNPLSEITHKRRISALGPGGLTRERAGFEVRDVHPTHYGRVCPIETPEGPNIGLINSLALFARLNEHGFLETPYRKVSNSKVSDEVVYLSAIEEAKYVIAQANATIDKSGKLADELVSARQAGETMMVSPERIDFIDVAPSQIVSAAASLVPFLEHDDANRALMGANMQRQAVPCLRPDKPLVGTGLERIVAVDSGTVILASRGGIVDYVDANRVVIRVNDDETAAGEVGVDIYNLIKYTRSNQNTNINQRPIVQAGDRVVRGDVVADGASTDLGELALGQNMTVAFMPWNGYNFEDSILISEKVVADDRYTSIHIEELSVVARDTKLGSEEITRDISNLAESQLSRLDESGIVYIGAEVEAGDVLVGKVTPKGETTLTPEEKLLRAIFGEKASDVKDTSLRVPSGMIGTVIDVQVFTREGIERDARAQAIIQEELQRYRLDLNDQLRIVEGDAFMRLEKLLIGKVANGGPKKLAKGTKIDKEYLADLDKYHWFDVRPADDDIASQVEAIKSSIEAKRKQFDEAFEEKRTKLTQGDDLQPGVTKMVKVYLAVKRRLQPGDKMAGRHGNKGVVSKIAPAEDMPFMADGRPVDIVLNPLGVPSRMNVGQILETHLGWAAQGIGKRIDEMVREHAKQTELRKFFKQLYNETGRIEDIDNFTDEQINVLAENLRQGLPFATPVFDGATEAEIGRMLELAYPEEVAKSLKMTPSRQQMILCDGRTGDQFERPVTVGVMHVLKLHHLVDDKMHARSTGPYSLVTQQPLGGKAQFGGQRFGEMEVWALEAYGASYVLQEMLTVKSDDVAGRTKVYENIVKGEHTIDAGMPESFNVLVKEIRSLGIDIDMERN from the coding sequence ATGAACTATAGCTTCACCGAACGCAAGCGAGTCCGTAAAAGCTTTGCTAAGCGAGTAAATAACCACCAGGTTCCGTACCTGATCGCAACGCAGCTGGAATCCTACGCTAAATTTTTACAGGCTGAAAAGCCGGCCATGTCTCGCCTTACTGAGGGACTTCAAGCTGCCTTTACATCAGCATTCCCAATTGTGTCTAACAACGGCTATGCACGTATGGAATACGTGTCTTACCAGTTATCACAGCCACCATTTGACGTCAAAGAATGTCAACAGCGTGGTTACACATACCACTCTGCCTTACGCGCAAAAGTTCGCTTGATTATTTATGATCGCGAAGCGCCTACTAAGGTTAAAGAGGTAAAAGAGAGCGAAGTCTACATGGGTGAAATTCCACTCATGACAGAAAACGGTTCTTTTGTAATTAACGGTACCGAGCGCGTGATCGTTTCTCAGTTGCACCGTTCCCCAGGCGTGTTCTTTGAGCACGATAAGGGCAAGACACATAGCTCAGGTAAGCTGCTGTTCTCAGCACGCATTATTCCTTACCGTGGTTCATGGCTCGATTTCGAGTTTGATCCAAAAGATATTCTCTATTTCCGAGTTGACCGTCGTCGTAAGATGCCCGTCACCATTTTGCTCAAAGCAATTGGTTTAAACAACGAACAGATTCTTGCTAACTTCTTTAACTTTGACCATTTCTCATTGACTGCTAACGGCGGCTCAATGGAATTTGTTCCAGAGCGCTTGCGTGGTCAGCTGGCTAATTTTGATGTGCTTGATAAAAATGGCGTTGTCGTAATTCAGAAAGACAAGCGTATCAATGCAAAGCATATCCGCGAACTTGAAGCTGCTAAGACAAAAACGATTGCTGTACCAGATGACTATTTAATCGGTCGCGTAGTTGCACGCAATATTGTTGATCCAGATTCTGGTGAAATCTTGGCATACGCTAATGATGAAATCACTGAAGAGTTGTTGGCTACATTGCGCGATGCAGGCATCAAGCAATTGGAAACCATCTACACGAATGATTTGGATTCTGGTGCGTACATATCTCAAACATTGCGTACGGATGAAACTGCCGATCAGATGGCTGCTCGTATTGCCATCTATCGCATGATGCGTCCTGGTGAGCCTCCAACAGAAGATGCTGTTGAAGCCCTATTCCAACGCTTGTTCTATAGCGAAGATACCTACGACCTATCACGCGTTGGCCGTATGAAGGTCAATAGCCGTTTGAACCGTCCAGAAATGGAAGGCGCAATGGTTCTGTCAAACGAAGACATTCTTGACACCATTAAGTCTCTCGTAGATTTACGTAACGGCAAAGGCGAAGTGGACGATATCGATCACTTAGGTAATCGTCGTGTACGTTGCGTTGGCGAGTTAGCGGAGAATCAATTCCGTGCCGGTTTGTCACGTGTTGAGCGTGCGGTTAAAGAGCGTCTCGGCCAAGCCGAAACAGAAAATCTCATGCCGCATGACTTGATTAACAGCAAGCCAATCTCTTCTGCGATTCGTGAGTTCTTCGGTTCTTCACAGTTGTCCCAGTTTATGGACCAAACCAATCCACTTTCAGAGATTACGCACAAGCGTCGTATTTCTGCATTAGGCCCTGGTGGTTTGACACGTGAGCGCGCAGGCTTCGAAGTGCGTGACGTGCATCCAACCCATTACGGACGTGTTTGCCCAATCGAAACTCCAGAAGGACCAAACATTGGTTTGATCAACTCACTCGCGTTATTTGCGCGCTTGAATGAGCATGGTTTCCTAGAAACTCCATACCGTAAGGTTTCCAATAGCAAGGTAAGCGATGAAGTGGTTTACCTCTCTGCGATTGAGGAAGCAAAGTATGTGATTGCTCAGGCGAACGCAACAATCGACAAGAGCGGCAAGTTGGCCGACGAGTTGGTTTCAGCGCGTCAAGCTGGTGAGACCATGATGGTTAGCCCAGAGCGCATCGATTTCATCGACGTTGCTCCTAGCCAGATCGTTTCTGCCGCTGCTTCACTTGTTCCATTCTTAGAGCACGATGATGCAAACCGTGCGTTGATGGGTGCGAACATGCAGCGTCAAGCAGTTCCTTGCTTGCGTCCAGATAAACCATTGGTTGGTACAGGCTTAGAGCGTATTGTTGCGGTCGACTCCGGTACTGTTATTTTGGCATCCCGCGGCGGTATCGTTGATTATGTTGACGCTAACCGTGTTGTGATTCGTGTAAACGATGATGAGACAGCTGCCGGTGAGGTTGGTGTGGATATTTATAACCTCATCAAATACACCCGTTCAAACCAAAATACCAACATTAACCAACGTCCAATCGTTCAAGCTGGTGATCGTGTTGTCCGCGGCGACGTAGTTGCTGATGGCGCATCTACCGATTTGGGTGAATTGGCTTTAGGTCAAAACATGACCGTGGCATTTATGCCATGGAACGGTTACAACTTCGAAGATTCAATCTTGATCTCTGAGAAGGTTGTTGCTGATGACCGTTACACCTCTATTCATATTGAAGAGTTGTCGGTTGTTGCGCGTGACACTAAGCTTGGTTCAGAAGAAATTACTCGCGATATTTCCAATTTGGCAGAGTCACAACTCTCCCGTTTGGATGAGAGCGGTATTGTTTACATCGGTGCTGAAGTTGAAGCTGGCGACGTATTGGTTGGTAAGGTAACTCCAAAGGGCGAGACGACTCTCACCCCTGAAGAGAAGCTCCTCCGTGCGATCTTCGGTGAAAAAGCATCTGACGTTAAAGATACTTCTTTGCGCGTTCCATCAGGAATGATCGGTACTGTTATCGATGTTCAAGTCTTCACCCGTGAAGGCATTGAGCGCGATGCACGTGCACAAGCCATTATTCAAGAAGAATTGCAGCGCTATCGTTTGGACTTAAACGACCAGTTGCGTATTGTTGAAGGCGATGCCTTCATGCGTTTAGAAAAACTGTTGATTGGCAAAGTTGCCAATGGCGGCCCTAAGAAATTAGCTAAAGGCACCAAGATTGATAAGGAATACCTTGCCGATTTGGATAAATACCATTGGTTCGATGTGCGTCCAGCAGATGATGATATTGCTTCACAAGTTGAAGCGATTAAGTCTTCTATTGAAGCGAAGCGTAAACAGTTTGACGAAGCTTTTGAAGAGAAGCGCACCAAGCTTACCCAGGGCGATGATTTACAGCCTGGCGTAACGAAGATGGTTAAGGTGTACTTAGCTGTTAAGCGTCGCTTACAGCCTGGGGACAAGATGGCTGGTCGTCACGGTAACAAGGGTGTGGTTTCTAAAATCGCCCCAGCAGAAGACATGCCATTTATGGCTGACGGACGCCCTGTAGACATCGTCTTGAACCCATTGGGCGTTCCTTCCCGTATGAACGTTGGCCAGATCTTGGAAACCCACTTAGGTTGGGCGGCTCAAGGTATTGGTAAGCGCATCGATGAGATGGTTCGTGAGCATGCTAAGCAAACTGAATTGCGTAAGTTCTTCAAGCAGCTTTATAACGAAACAGGCCGCATTGAAGACATCGACAACTTCACTGATGAGCAGATCAATGTTTTGGCTGAGAATCTCCGTCAAGGCTTGCCATTTGCTACCCCAGTGTTTGACGGTGCTACTGAAGCTGAAATCGGACGCATGCTCGAGTTGGCGTATCCAGAAGAGGTTGCTAAATCTTTGAAGATGACTCCTTCACGTCAGCAAATGATTTTGTGCGACGGCCGTACTGGCGATCAATTTGAGCGCCCAGTAACTGTTGGCGTAATGCACGTCTTGAAACTCCACCATTTGGTCGATGACAAGATGCACGCACGTTCAACCGGACCTTACTCCTTGGTAACGCAACAGCCATTGGGCGGTAAAGCTCAGTTCGGTGGTCAGCGCTTTGGTGAGATGGAAGTCTGGGCCCTCGAAGCATACGGTGCTTCATATGTCTTGCAGGAAATGCTGACAGTGAAGTCCGATGACGTCGCAGGCCGTACCAAGGTTTACGAAAACATCGTCAAGGGCGAGCACACGATTGATGCTGGCATGCCCGAATCCTTCAACGTGCTGGTAAAAGAAATCCGTTCGTTGGGTATTGACATTGACATGGAGCGCAACTGA
- a CDS encoding GNAT family N-acetyltransferase, producing MHNKLASKHLPSRPYATGLAVPVRELHAGHREEILQHLLQLNDEDRRLRFGTQTPNEVIERYVAHLNFNKDTIFGIFDLNLRLIGMAHLAYLPEVKDQARAAEFGVSVLQEGRSQGLGTALLQRSAVHSRNTRIETLYVHCLSNNKAMMHLAQKAGMSVEFAYGDADAYLKLPPASPATIVEEAANEQWADMDYALKENLKRSNQAWWWFLGRPGLAP from the coding sequence ATGCACAATAAATTAGCGAGCAAACACTTACCCAGCAGGCCCTATGCGACAGGACTAGCAGTTCCTGTCCGGGAGCTCCATGCTGGGCACAGGGAAGAAATTCTTCAGCACTTATTGCAGCTAAACGATGAAGATCGTCGTTTACGCTTTGGCACCCAAACACCCAATGAGGTCATTGAGCGCTACGTTGCGCACCTAAATTTCAATAAAGACACTATCTTTGGGATCTTTGACTTGAATTTACGGCTTATTGGCATGGCTCATTTGGCCTATCTACCTGAAGTCAAGGATCAAGCTCGAGCAGCTGAATTTGGGGTCTCAGTCCTACAAGAAGGGCGCTCACAAGGTCTTGGAACTGCTTTATTGCAACGTTCAGCTGTGCATTCCCGCAATACCCGCATAGAAACTCTCTATGTTCATTGCCTATCAAACAACAAAGCAATGATGCATTTGGCGCAGAAGGCTGGCATGAGCGTTGAATTCGCTTACGGCGATGCCGATGCTTACCTTAAATTGCCGCCAGCAAGTCCTGCGACCATTGTTGAAGAAGCTGCTAATGAGCAGTGGGCTGATATGGATTACGCCTTAAAAGAAAACCTCAAACGATCTAATCAAGCATGGTGGTGGTTTCTTGGAAGGCCTGGGCTCGCACCCTAA